The segment ACCCAGCACCTGGTGTCCACCATTAATGGTGTCACCCATTTCGCCGGAATGACACGCGCTTCTCGTGTTCCTATTCCGCTTCAACAGAGCGAGGTCGATCGTCTCCGTGGAGTTAATCCTGAAGCTTCCATGGAAGGCGAGATCCAAATCCCGTACACCATTGGCGAAAATGTCCGCATCAAGGAAGGTCCCTTCAAGGACTTTGTGGGCGTCGTAGACGAAATCATGGAAGACAAGACCAAGATCAAGGTCATGGTCACCGTCTTCGGTCGTTCTACGCCTGTCGAACTTGCCTTTAACCAGGTCGAGTCCGCCACCGCATAGTGTTACGGTTTTTGCAACGGAGATAAAAAGTGGCAAAGAAAATCACAGGTTACATTAAGCTCCAGATTCCCGCAGGCGCTGCCAACCCGGCTCCTCCGGTAGGTCCGGCCCTTGGTCAGAAGGGCGTGAATATCATGGAGTTCTGCAAGCAATTTAACGCCAAGACCCAGAA is part of the Fibrobacter sp. UWR2 genome and harbors:
- the nusG gene encoding transcription termination/antitermination protein NusG: MKKWYAIHTFSGQENNIKKHIEQMIEREGVQEKFGEIIVPTREVVSNVRGRRRVSTQNLFPAYIIIEMELDELTQHLVSTINGVTHFAGMTRASRVPIPLQQSEVDRLRGVNPEASMEGEIQIPYTIGENVRIKEGPFKDFVGVVDEIMEDKTKIKVMVTVFGRSTPVELAFNQVESATA